In Ctenopharyngodon idella isolate HZGC_01 chromosome 1, HZGC01, whole genome shotgun sequence, a single genomic region encodes these proteins:
- the cdc25d gene encoding cell division cycle 25 homolog d isoform X1, giving the protein MAGDSVEAVWDPTAEDSSPVSELSFSLQNLQCQDGPKISPPWRKLVLTPECISPPLNTLSRDRETPTVRRRRARSLSPDSSSNTPRCLWRDRHDSPANKETERAFQKRLRVRLSSRFCIDEAEAAGRSWRQYRSDPEEDASHPREMDALDPTAVARFSQLRSRPEAPPTHVTQDAVADLSLIGDFSKQHLLPVEGAGHPELHCVSAETVASLIRGQFGPAVEDFLIVDCRYPYEYQGGHIKGAVNLYTESQIQQAVHQASAGALSPCAAGNDWWAARPSDSLPDEEGSSPRKLIVFHCEFSSERGPHLCRYLRRLDRCVNAQVYPNLHYPELYLLLGGYKHFHASYPDLCDPCGYVPMRQREYREQLHGFRRKRTTRQRRRRPIRIHQRTTR; this is encoded by the exons ATGGCTGGTGACTCGGTGGAGGCAGTTTGGGATCCGACAGCAGAAGACTCTTCCCCGGTCAGCGAGCTCTCCTTCAGCCTGCAGAACCTCCAGTGTCAGGATGG TCCAAAGATCTCGCCCCCCTGGAGAAAGCTTGTTTTGACGCCTGAATGCATCAGTCCGCCGCTCAACACTCTCTCCAGGGACAGAGAGACGCCGACAG TGAGGAGAAGACGAGCGAG AAGCCTGTCACCTGACTCCTCTTCAAACACA cccaggtgtctgtggAGGGACCGTCACGATTCTCCAGCCAATAAAGAGACTGAGCGAGCCTTT CAGAAGCGGCTGCGCGTGCGTCTGTCGAGCAGATTCTGCATTGATGAGGCAGAAGCAGCGGGCAGAAGCTGGAGACAGTACCGCAGTGACCCAGAAGAGGACGCCAGTCACCCGCGAGAGATGGATGCGCTCGACCCAACG GCCGTTGCGAGGTTCAGTCAGCTGAGGTCACGGCCGGAAGCCCCGCCCACACACGTCACTCAAGATGCCGTCGCTGACCTCTCACTCATAGGGGATTTTAGTAAG CAACACCTGCTTCCTGTGGAGGGAGCCGGCCATCCGGAGCTTCACTGTGTCAGCGCAGAAACC GTGGCGTCTCTGATCAGAGGTCAGTTTGGCCCTGCAGTGGAGGACTTCCTCATCGTCGACTGTCGTTACCCGTACGAGTACCAAGGAGGACACATTAAG GGCGCAGTGAACCTGTACACCGAGTCTCAGATCCAGCAGGCGGTTCATCAGGCCTCAGCCGGAGCTCTTTCCCCCTGCGCCGCAGGAAACGACTGGTGGGCGGCTCGTCCGTCTGACTCACTCCCAGATGAGGAGGGGTCATCGCCACGGAAACTGATAGTGTTCCACTGCGAGTTCTCATCAGAACGAGGACCACATCT GTGTCGGTATCTGAGGAGGCTGGACAGATGTGTCAATGCTCAGGTGTATCCAAACCTGCACTATCCTGAGCTCTACCTGCTGCTGGGGGGTTACAAACACTTCCATGCCTCTTATCCG GATCTGTGTGATCCCTGCGGATACGTGCCCATGCGCCAGCGGGAGTACCGGGAGCAGCTCCATGGGTTCCGCAGGAAAAGAACCACACGGCAGAGAAGACGACGGCCAATTAGAATACATCAAAGAACAACACGTTAA
- the cdc25d gene encoding cell division cycle 25 homolog d isoform X2, whose translation MAGDSVEAVWDPTAEDSSPVSELSFSLQNLQCQDGPKISPPWRKLVLTPECISPPLNTLSRDRETPTVRRRRARSLSPDSSSNTPRCLWRDRHDSPANKETERAFKRLRVRLSSRFCIDEAEAAGRSWRQYRSDPEEDASHPREMDALDPTAVARFSQLRSRPEAPPTHVTQDAVADLSLIGDFSKQHLLPVEGAGHPELHCVSAETVASLIRGQFGPAVEDFLIVDCRYPYEYQGGHIKGAVNLYTESQIQQAVHQASAGALSPCAAGNDWWAARPSDSLPDEEGSSPRKLIVFHCEFSSERGPHLCRYLRRLDRCVNAQVYPNLHYPELYLLLGGYKHFHASYPDLCDPCGYVPMRQREYREQLHGFRRKRTTRQRRRRPIRIHQRTTR comes from the exons ATGGCTGGTGACTCGGTGGAGGCAGTTTGGGATCCGACAGCAGAAGACTCTTCCCCGGTCAGCGAGCTCTCCTTCAGCCTGCAGAACCTCCAGTGTCAGGATGG TCCAAAGATCTCGCCCCCCTGGAGAAAGCTTGTTTTGACGCCTGAATGCATCAGTCCGCCGCTCAACACTCTCTCCAGGGACAGAGAGACGCCGACAG TGAGGAGAAGACGAGCGAG AAGCCTGTCACCTGACTCCTCTTCAAACACA cccaggtgtctgtggAGGGACCGTCACGATTCTCCAGCCAATAAAGAGACTGAGCGAGCCTTT AAGCGGCTGCGCGTGCGTCTGTCGAGCAGATTCTGCATTGATGAGGCAGAAGCAGCGGGCAGAAGCTGGAGACAGTACCGCAGTGACCCAGAAGAGGACGCCAGTCACCCGCGAGAGATGGATGCGCTCGACCCAACG GCCGTTGCGAGGTTCAGTCAGCTGAGGTCACGGCCGGAAGCCCCGCCCACACACGTCACTCAAGATGCCGTCGCTGACCTCTCACTCATAGGGGATTTTAGTAAG CAACACCTGCTTCCTGTGGAGGGAGCCGGCCATCCGGAGCTTCACTGTGTCAGCGCAGAAACC GTGGCGTCTCTGATCAGAGGTCAGTTTGGCCCTGCAGTGGAGGACTTCCTCATCGTCGACTGTCGTTACCCGTACGAGTACCAAGGAGGACACATTAAG GGCGCAGTGAACCTGTACACCGAGTCTCAGATCCAGCAGGCGGTTCATCAGGCCTCAGCCGGAGCTCTTTCCCCCTGCGCCGCAGGAAACGACTGGTGGGCGGCTCGTCCGTCTGACTCACTCCCAGATGAGGAGGGGTCATCGCCACGGAAACTGATAGTGTTCCACTGCGAGTTCTCATCAGAACGAGGACCACATCT GTGTCGGTATCTGAGGAGGCTGGACAGATGTGTCAATGCTCAGGTGTATCCAAACCTGCACTATCCTGAGCTCTACCTGCTGCTGGGGGGTTACAAACACTTCCATGCCTCTTATCCG GATCTGTGTGATCCCTGCGGATACGTGCCCATGCGCCAGCGGGAGTACCGGGAGCAGCTCCATGGGTTCCGCAGGAAAAGAACCACACGGCAGAGAAGACGACGGCCAATTAGAATACATCAAAGAACAACACGTTAA
- the pi4k2a gene encoding phosphatidylinositol 4-kinase type 2-alpha isoform X1 gives MDETSPLVSPLRDSNDFSYGPTEPTSPRGGFGGTPGSVVRLPAGSPGRSRERQPLLDRDRGASPRDPHRNEFPEDPEFREIIRKAERAIEEGIYPERIYQGSSGSYFVKDSAGKVIGVFKPKNEEPYGQLNPKWTKWLQKLCCPCCFGRDCLVLNQGYLSEAGASLVDQKLELNIVPRTKVVYLASETFNYSAIDRVKSRGKRLALEKVPKVGQRFHRIGLPPKVGSFQLFVEGYKDADFWLRRFEAEPLPENTNRQLQLQFERLVVLDYIIRNTDRGNDNWLIKYDYPMDTSSNRDSDWVVVKEPIIKLAAIDNGLAFPLKHPDSWRAYPFYWAWLPQAKVAFSQEIRDLVLPKFSDPNFIKDLEEDLYELFKKDPGFDRGQFKKQVSVMRGQILNLSQALREGRTPLQLVQMPPVTVETARAPQRANSESYTQSFQSRRPFFTWW, from the exons ATGGACGAAACGAGCCCGCTAGTCTCTCCGCTTCGTGATTCCAACGATTTCAGCTACGGTCCCACCGAGCCGACCAGTCCCCGGGGCGGATTTGGAGGGACGCCGGGCTCCGTCGTGCGTCTGCCGGCTGGGAGTCCCGGACGCAGCCGCGAGCGACAGCCGCTCCTGGACCGAGATCGAGGCGCGTCGCCCCGGGACCCGCATAGGAACGAGTTCCCGGAGGATCCGGAGTTTAGAGAGATCATCCGGAAGGCAGAGCGGGCCATCGAGGAGGGCATCTACCCGGAGCGCATCTATCAGGGCTCCAGCGGCAGCTACTTCGTCAAAGATTCAGCAGGG AAAGTCATCGGAGTCTTCAAACCAAAGAACGAGGAACCGTACGGCCAGCTGAACCCCAAGTGGACCAAATGGCTGCAGAAACTGTGCTGCCCTTGTTGTTTCGGCCGGGACTGTCTGGTTCTGAATCAGGGCTACCTGTCAGAAGCCGGCGCCAGTTTAGTAGACCAGAAACTAGAACTCAACATTGTGCCGCGCACCAAG GTGGTGTATTTAGCAAGTGAGACATTTAATTACAGCGCCATCGATCGAGTAAAGTCTCGAGGAAAGAGGTTAGCTCTAGAAAAAGTGCCCAAGGTGGGCCAACGCTTCCACCGGATTGGCCTGCCACCTAAG GTGGGCTCATTCCAGCTCTTCGTAGAGGGGTATAAAGATGCAGATTTCTGGCTGCGGCGGTTTGAGGCGGAGCCTTTACCTGAAAACACTAATCGCCAACTCCAGCTACAGTTTGAGAGACTGGTGGTGCTGGATTACATAATTAGAAACACAG ACCGAGGAAATGACAACTGGCTCATAAAATATGACTATCCGATGGATACATCAAGCAACAGA GACAGTGATTGGGTGGTAGTGAAGGAACCCATCATTAAGCTGGCAGCCATTGACAATGGTCTGGCCTTCCCTCTCAAACACCCAGATTCATGGAGAGCCT ACCCGTTTTACTGGGCATGGCTGCCACAGGCTAAAGTTGCCTTTTCACAAGAGATCCGAGATTTAGTTCTTCCCAAATTTTCCGACCCAAACTTCATCAAAGACCTTGAAGAAGATCTATATGAGCTTTTTAAG AAAGATCCGGGTTTCGACAGAGGACAGTTCAAGAAGCAGGTCTCAGTAATGAGGGGGCAG ATCCTGAATCTCAGTCAGGCGCTGAGGGAAGGAAGGACGCCGCTGCAGCTGGTGCAGATGCCGCCCGTTACCGTGGAGACGGCGCGGGCGCCGCAGCGGGCCAACAGCGAATCCTACACGCAGAGCTTCCAAAGCAGAAGACCCTTCTTCACCTGGTGGTGA
- the pi4k2a gene encoding phosphatidylinositol 4-kinase type 2-alpha isoform X2 produces MTVCMVRWCAWPVSHSLQIKSEMSHGDQMKSLLKKVIGVFKPKNEEPYGQLNPKWTKWLQKLCCPCCFGRDCLVLNQGYLSEAGASLVDQKLELNIVPRTKVVYLASETFNYSAIDRVKSRGKRLALEKVPKVGQRFHRIGLPPKVGSFQLFVEGYKDADFWLRRFEAEPLPENTNRQLQLQFERLVVLDYIIRNTDRGNDNWLIKYDYPMDTSSNRDSDWVVVKEPIIKLAAIDNGLAFPLKHPDSWRAYPFYWAWLPQAKVAFSQEIRDLVLPKFSDPNFIKDLEEDLYELFKKDPGFDRGQFKKQVSVMRGQILNLSQALREGRTPLQLVQMPPVTVETARAPQRANSESYTQSFQSRRPFFTWW; encoded by the exons ATGACCGTATGTATGGTCAGGTGGTGTGCATGGCCAGTTTCTCATTCACTTCAAATCAAATCAGAGATGAGTCATGGAGACCAGATGAAGTCTTTGTTAAAG AAAGTCATCGGAGTCTTCAAACCAAAGAACGAGGAACCGTACGGCCAGCTGAACCCCAAGTGGACCAAATGGCTGCAGAAACTGTGCTGCCCTTGTTGTTTCGGCCGGGACTGTCTGGTTCTGAATCAGGGCTACCTGTCAGAAGCCGGCGCCAGTTTAGTAGACCAGAAACTAGAACTCAACATTGTGCCGCGCACCAAG GTGGTGTATTTAGCAAGTGAGACATTTAATTACAGCGCCATCGATCGAGTAAAGTCTCGAGGAAAGAGGTTAGCTCTAGAAAAAGTGCCCAAGGTGGGCCAACGCTTCCACCGGATTGGCCTGCCACCTAAG GTGGGCTCATTCCAGCTCTTCGTAGAGGGGTATAAAGATGCAGATTTCTGGCTGCGGCGGTTTGAGGCGGAGCCTTTACCTGAAAACACTAATCGCCAACTCCAGCTACAGTTTGAGAGACTGGTGGTGCTGGATTACATAATTAGAAACACAG ACCGAGGAAATGACAACTGGCTCATAAAATATGACTATCCGATGGATACATCAAGCAACAGA GACAGTGATTGGGTGGTAGTGAAGGAACCCATCATTAAGCTGGCAGCCATTGACAATGGTCTGGCCTTCCCTCTCAAACACCCAGATTCATGGAGAGCCT ACCCGTTTTACTGGGCATGGCTGCCACAGGCTAAAGTTGCCTTTTCACAAGAGATCCGAGATTTAGTTCTTCCCAAATTTTCCGACCCAAACTTCATCAAAGACCTTGAAGAAGATCTATATGAGCTTTTTAAG AAAGATCCGGGTTTCGACAGAGGACAGTTCAAGAAGCAGGTCTCAGTAATGAGGGGGCAG ATCCTGAATCTCAGTCAGGCGCTGAGGGAAGGAAGGACGCCGCTGCAGCTGGTGCAGATGCCGCCCGTTACCGTGGAGACGGCGCGGGCGCCGCAGCGGGCCAACAGCGAATCCTACACGCAGAGCTTCCAAAGCAGAAGACCCTTCTTCACCTGGTGGTGA
- the avpi1 gene encoding uncharacterized protein avpi1 codes for MEDVASAPVLAGPSQPTFSRPPASERRTRKSGTANIFQGVNLRQLKRLFQAAGDPDAEQRARMVWGNRRAASGEDGAEGEEEDEDRGMAEVETGLAQALVGLRVRARNRSGLRVESHKDTTGTRWVRAFGHLRINECSLGQASEVITGEDNDDNDDANDDSSALGACGGQSPSEAGSCDQGDFPSPEEETQGPSGGPRWSWNAVQEKDPERYLHRIRH; via the exons ATGGAGGACGTGGCCTCAGCCCCGGTTCTCGCAGGCCCGTCCCAGCCCACGTTTTCCCGCCCGCCGGCCTCCGAGCGTCGGACACGCAAGTCCGGCACGGCCAACATCTTTCAGGGGGTGAACCTGCGGCAGCTCAAACGGCTCTTCCAGGCGGCGGGCGACCCGGATGCTGAGCAGAGAGCCCGCATGGTGTGGGGGAACCGGAGAGCAGCGTCCGGCGAGGACGGGGCAGAGGGGGAGGAAGAGGACGAGGATAGAGGGATGGCAGAGGTGGAGACGGGTTTGGCGCAGGCGCTGGTGGGACTCAGAGTCCGAGCGCGGAACAGAAGCGGCCTCAGGGTGGAGTCTCATAAAGACACGACGGGAACGAGATGGGTCAGAGCATTTGGACACCTCAG GATCAACGAGTGCTCACTGGGACAGGCGTCTGAAGTCATAACTGGAGAAGATAATGACGACAATGATGATGCTAATGATGATTCATCTGCTTTGGGAGCCTGTGGAGGGCAGAGCCCTTCTGAGGCTGGATCATGTGACCAAGGTGACTTCCCATCCCCGGAGGAGGAGACTCAGGGGCCCTCAGGCGGCCCCCGATGGAGCTGGAACGCCGTTCAGGAGAAGGACCCTGAACGCTACCTGCATCGGATCCGACACTGA
- the zfyve27 gene encoding protrudin isoform X3, which produces MQCTASSPHESSQMGGDRAELTQLPAKDSSSIDSASELGSPRALTFDLLNMVICFKRMAIFLEPVTDTLEVLRYLLGWRMPLCSLLSCVLLNILFLTLSEGAWVSLLLLAVSAPAALGYLGNRCQGATSEMAVQKKKHHAVQRRDLQTVHMSKQEAMLEVKGMLKRIDDLLTQACVYAESVYKVLHWESHAVSSMFYSSLLTTLFLLYTVPVGLSLSVLNSALFLWNRDFCRVLLELKEFVHPSQVQPVEETEPCDPDQANLLERTPTPTSVEDLSPGNIEEAEEAEPDDEFKDAIEESQLVLPDDEDVSSGAPEFDTISDNGLLSRNEPIRSKVSKLTEKLRKRVPTNATGNCFQCNSAFSVLKKRRNCSNCGASCCSRCCSYKVFKSSMGATAPEAQRETVFVCSMCNTFLTTK; this is translated from the exons ATGCAGTGCACAGCCTCCTCTCCTCATGAGTCCTCACAGATGGGCGGCGATCGGGCCGAACTGACCCAGCTGCCCGCCAAGGACTCGTCCTCCATAGACAGCGCCTCTGAGCTGGGCAGCCCCAGAgctctgacctttgacctgctgaacatgGTGATCTGTTTCAAGCGGATGGCCATCTTCCTGGAGCCCGTCACAGACACGCTGGAGGTGCTGCGTTACCTGCTTGG GTGGAGGATGCCGCTGTGCTCCCTGTTGAGCTGCGTTCTTCTCAACATCCTCTTCCTCACTCTGAGTGAAG GCGCGTGGGTCTCTCTGCTGCTTCTGGCAGTTTCTGCTCCGGCTGCGCTGGGTTACCTTGGCAACCGTTGCCAGGGTGCGACCAGCGAAATGGCGGTTCAGAAGAAGAAACACCATGCGGTCCAGCGGCGAGACCTGCAGACGGTCCACATGAGCAAACAGGAGGCCATGCTGGAGGTCAAGGGCAT GCTGAAGCGAATAGACGACCTTTTGACCCAGGCGTGTGTGTATGCAGAGTCTGTGTATAAAGTGTTACACTGGGAGAGCCACGCCGTGTCCTCCAT gttTTACAGTTCTCTCCTGACTACGCTTTTCCTGCTCTATACGGTTCCTGTGGGTTTGAGTCTGTCTGTGCTCAACAGCGCCCTCTTTCTGTGGAACAGAGACTTCTGCAGAG TTCTTTTGGAGCTGAAGGAGTTTGTTCACCCGAGTCAGGTCCAGCCCGTGGAGGAAACCGAACCATGTGACCCAGATCAGGCAAACCTGCTGGAACGCACACCCACTCCAACCAGTGTGGAG GATCTTTCACCTGGCAACATTGAAGAGGCAGAGGAGGCGGAGCCTGATGATGAGTTTAAAGACGCCATAGAG GAATCCCAGCTTGTGTTGCCG GATGATGAGGACGTGTCTTCTGGTGCTCCTGAGTTTGACACCATCTCTGATAACGGGTTGTTGAGCCGAAACGAGCCCATCCGCAGTAAAGTGTCCAAACTTACTGAAAAACTTCGCAAGCGGGTCCCTACCAACGCCACTG GAAACTGTTTCCAGTGCAATTCAgcgttttctgttttaaagaaAAGG aGAAACTGCAGTAACTGTGGCGCCAGTTGTTGTTCCCGCTGTTGCTCGTATAAAGTGTTCAAATCCAGTATGGGAGCCACAG CTCCCGAAGCCCAAAGagagactgtgtttgtttgttctatgTGCAATACCTTCCTCACCACCAAGTAG
- the zfyve27 gene encoding protrudin isoform X4, whose translation MQCTASSPHESSQMGGDRAELTQLPAKDSSSIDSASELGSPRALTFDLLNMVICFKRMAIFLEPVTDTLEVLRYLLGWRMPLCSLLSCVLLNILFLTLSEGAWVSLLLLAVSAPAALGYLGNRCQGATSEMAVQKKKHHAVQRRDLQTVHMSKQEAMLEVKGMLKRIDDLLTQACVYAESVYKVLHWESHAVSSMFYSSLLTTLFLLYTVPVGLSLSVLNSALFLWNRDFCRVLLELKEFVHPSQVQPVEETEPCDPDQANLLERTPTPTSVEDLSPGNIEEAEEAEPDDEFKDAIEDDEDVSSGAPEFDTISDNGLLSRNEPIRSKVSKLTEKLRKRVPTNATGNCFQCNSAFSVLKKRRNCSNCGASCCSRCCSYKVFKSSMGATAPEAQRETVFVCSMCNTFLTTK comes from the exons ATGCAGTGCACAGCCTCCTCTCCTCATGAGTCCTCACAGATGGGCGGCGATCGGGCCGAACTGACCCAGCTGCCCGCCAAGGACTCGTCCTCCATAGACAGCGCCTCTGAGCTGGGCAGCCCCAGAgctctgacctttgacctgctgaacatgGTGATCTGTTTCAAGCGGATGGCCATCTTCCTGGAGCCCGTCACAGACACGCTGGAGGTGCTGCGTTACCTGCTTGG GTGGAGGATGCCGCTGTGCTCCCTGTTGAGCTGCGTTCTTCTCAACATCCTCTTCCTCACTCTGAGTGAAG GCGCGTGGGTCTCTCTGCTGCTTCTGGCAGTTTCTGCTCCGGCTGCGCTGGGTTACCTTGGCAACCGTTGCCAGGGTGCGACCAGCGAAATGGCGGTTCAGAAGAAGAAACACCATGCGGTCCAGCGGCGAGACCTGCAGACGGTCCACATGAGCAAACAGGAGGCCATGCTGGAGGTCAAGGGCAT GCTGAAGCGAATAGACGACCTTTTGACCCAGGCGTGTGTGTATGCAGAGTCTGTGTATAAAGTGTTACACTGGGAGAGCCACGCCGTGTCCTCCAT gttTTACAGTTCTCTCCTGACTACGCTTTTCCTGCTCTATACGGTTCCTGTGGGTTTGAGTCTGTCTGTGCTCAACAGCGCCCTCTTTCTGTGGAACAGAGACTTCTGCAGAG TTCTTTTGGAGCTGAAGGAGTTTGTTCACCCGAGTCAGGTCCAGCCCGTGGAGGAAACCGAACCATGTGACCCAGATCAGGCAAACCTGCTGGAACGCACACCCACTCCAACCAGTGTGGAG GATCTTTCACCTGGCAACATTGAAGAGGCAGAGGAGGCGGAGCCTGATGATGAGTTTAAAGACGCCATAGAG GATGATGAGGACGTGTCTTCTGGTGCTCCTGAGTTTGACACCATCTCTGATAACGGGTTGTTGAGCCGAAACGAGCCCATCCGCAGTAAAGTGTCCAAACTTACTGAAAAACTTCGCAAGCGGGTCCCTACCAACGCCACTG GAAACTGTTTCCAGTGCAATTCAgcgttttctgttttaaagaaAAGG aGAAACTGCAGTAACTGTGGCGCCAGTTGTTGTTCCCGCTGTTGCTCGTATAAAGTGTTCAAATCCAGTATGGGAGCCACAG CTCCCGAAGCCCAAAGagagactgtgtttgtttgttctatgTGCAATACCTTCCTCACCACCAAGTAG
- the zfyve27 gene encoding protrudin isoform X2 produces MQCTASSPHESSQMGGDRAELTQLPAKDSSSIDSASELGSPRALTFDLLNMVICFKRMAIFLEPVTDTLEVLRYLLGWRMPLCSLLSCVLLNILFLTLSEGAWVSLLLLAVSAPAALGYLGNRCQGATSEMAVQKKKHHAVQRRDLQTVHMSKQEAMLEVKGMLKRIDDLLTQACVYAESVYKVLHWESHAVSSMFYSSLLTTLFLLYTVPVGLSLSVLNSALFLWNRDFCRVLLELKEFVHPSQVQPVEETEPCDPDQANLLERTPTPTSVEDLSPGNIEEAEEAEPDDEFKDAIEESQLVLPETPLALVDDEDVSSGAPEFDTISDNGLLSRNEPIRSKVSKLTEKLRKRVPTNATGNCFQCNSAFSVLKKRRNCSNCGASCCSRCCSYKVFKSSMGATAPEAQRETVFVCSMCNTFLTTK; encoded by the exons ATGCAGTGCACAGCCTCCTCTCCTCATGAGTCCTCACAGATGGGCGGCGATCGGGCCGAACTGACCCAGCTGCCCGCCAAGGACTCGTCCTCCATAGACAGCGCCTCTGAGCTGGGCAGCCCCAGAgctctgacctttgacctgctgaacatgGTGATCTGTTTCAAGCGGATGGCCATCTTCCTGGAGCCCGTCACAGACACGCTGGAGGTGCTGCGTTACCTGCTTGG GTGGAGGATGCCGCTGTGCTCCCTGTTGAGCTGCGTTCTTCTCAACATCCTCTTCCTCACTCTGAGTGAAG GCGCGTGGGTCTCTCTGCTGCTTCTGGCAGTTTCTGCTCCGGCTGCGCTGGGTTACCTTGGCAACCGTTGCCAGGGTGCGACCAGCGAAATGGCGGTTCAGAAGAAGAAACACCATGCGGTCCAGCGGCGAGACCTGCAGACGGTCCACATGAGCAAACAGGAGGCCATGCTGGAGGTCAAGGGCAT GCTGAAGCGAATAGACGACCTTTTGACCCAGGCGTGTGTGTATGCAGAGTCTGTGTATAAAGTGTTACACTGGGAGAGCCACGCCGTGTCCTCCAT gttTTACAGTTCTCTCCTGACTACGCTTTTCCTGCTCTATACGGTTCCTGTGGGTTTGAGTCTGTCTGTGCTCAACAGCGCCCTCTTTCTGTGGAACAGAGACTTCTGCAGAG TTCTTTTGGAGCTGAAGGAGTTTGTTCACCCGAGTCAGGTCCAGCCCGTGGAGGAAACCGAACCATGTGACCCAGATCAGGCAAACCTGCTGGAACGCACACCCACTCCAACCAGTGTGGAG GATCTTTCACCTGGCAACATTGAAGAGGCAGAGGAGGCGGAGCCTGATGATGAGTTTAAAGACGCCATAGAG GAATCCCAGCTTGTGTTGCCG GAAACTCCTCTGGCTTTAGTG GATGATGAGGACGTGTCTTCTGGTGCTCCTGAGTTTGACACCATCTCTGATAACGGGTTGTTGAGCCGAAACGAGCCCATCCGCAGTAAAGTGTCCAAACTTACTGAAAAACTTCGCAAGCGGGTCCCTACCAACGCCACTG GAAACTGTTTCCAGTGCAATTCAgcgttttctgttttaaagaaAAGG aGAAACTGCAGTAACTGTGGCGCCAGTTGTTGTTCCCGCTGTTGCTCGTATAAAGTGTTCAAATCCAGTATGGGAGCCACAG CTCCCGAAGCCCAAAGagagactgtgtttgtttgttctatgTGCAATACCTTCCTCACCACCAAGTAG
- the zfyve27 gene encoding protrudin isoform X1 has product MQCTASSPHESSQMGGDRAELTQLPAKDSSSIDSASELGSPRALTFDLLNMVICFKRMAIFLEPVTDTLEVLRYLLGWRMPLCSLLSCVLLNILFLTLSEGAWVSLLLLAVSAPAALGYLGNRCQGATSEMAVQKKKHHAVQRRDLQTVHMSKQEAMLEVKGMLKRIDDLLTQACVYAESVYKVLHWESHAVSSMFYSSLLTTLFLLYTVPVGLSLSVLNSALFLWNRDFCRVLLELKEFVHPSQVQPVEETEPCDPDQANLLERTPTPTSVEDLSPGNIEEAEEAEPDDEFKDAIEVGPVAYLLPKIRRWRARKDDEDVSSGAPEFDTISDNGLLSRNEPIRSKVSKLTEKLRKRVPTNATGNCFQCNSAFSVLKKRRNCSNCGASCCSRCCSYKVFKSSMGATAPEAQRETVFVCSMCNTFLTTK; this is encoded by the exons ATGCAGTGCACAGCCTCCTCTCCTCATGAGTCCTCACAGATGGGCGGCGATCGGGCCGAACTGACCCAGCTGCCCGCCAAGGACTCGTCCTCCATAGACAGCGCCTCTGAGCTGGGCAGCCCCAGAgctctgacctttgacctgctgaacatgGTGATCTGTTTCAAGCGGATGGCCATCTTCCTGGAGCCCGTCACAGACACGCTGGAGGTGCTGCGTTACCTGCTTGG GTGGAGGATGCCGCTGTGCTCCCTGTTGAGCTGCGTTCTTCTCAACATCCTCTTCCTCACTCTGAGTGAAG GCGCGTGGGTCTCTCTGCTGCTTCTGGCAGTTTCTGCTCCGGCTGCGCTGGGTTACCTTGGCAACCGTTGCCAGGGTGCGACCAGCGAAATGGCGGTTCAGAAGAAGAAACACCATGCGGTCCAGCGGCGAGACCTGCAGACGGTCCACATGAGCAAACAGGAGGCCATGCTGGAGGTCAAGGGCAT GCTGAAGCGAATAGACGACCTTTTGACCCAGGCGTGTGTGTATGCAGAGTCTGTGTATAAAGTGTTACACTGGGAGAGCCACGCCGTGTCCTCCAT gttTTACAGTTCTCTCCTGACTACGCTTTTCCTGCTCTATACGGTTCCTGTGGGTTTGAGTCTGTCTGTGCTCAACAGCGCCCTCTTTCTGTGGAACAGAGACTTCTGCAGAG TTCTTTTGGAGCTGAAGGAGTTTGTTCACCCGAGTCAGGTCCAGCCCGTGGAGGAAACCGAACCATGTGACCCAGATCAGGCAAACCTGCTGGAACGCACACCCACTCCAACCAGTGTGGAG GATCTTTCACCTGGCAACATTGAAGAGGCAGAGGAGGCGGAGCCTGATGATGAGTTTAAAGACGCCATAGAG GTGGGGCCTGTAGCTTATTTGCTACCAAAGATTCGGAGATGGAGAGCCCGTAAG GATGATGAGGACGTGTCTTCTGGTGCTCCTGAGTTTGACACCATCTCTGATAACGGGTTGTTGAGCCGAAACGAGCCCATCCGCAGTAAAGTGTCCAAACTTACTGAAAAACTTCGCAAGCGGGTCCCTACCAACGCCACTG GAAACTGTTTCCAGTGCAATTCAgcgttttctgttttaaagaaAAGG aGAAACTGCAGTAACTGTGGCGCCAGTTGTTGTTCCCGCTGTTGCTCGTATAAAGTGTTCAAATCCAGTATGGGAGCCACAG CTCCCGAAGCCCAAAGagagactgtgtttgtttgttctatgTGCAATACCTTCCTCACCACCAAGTAG